One genomic window of Ciona intestinalis chromosome 7, KH, whole genome shotgun sequence includes the following:
- the LOC100181254 gene encoding plexin-B1, producing MSPCVGCLSSQWDCRWCVSQHTCLPQEGDASDLCTSNHSVCPTILGVAPDDQHISVGQPRAITLYAEHLPSVGTYRCEILIDGNREATVVPATRNPALNEVICNEHSYNYTQNAVTARASISVAWKLNFIVDYREFKPITFFKCSVGHGDCSRCVTSDAIYNCGWCGSSNECTIRELCYDPTQWVTSAHQCPAQVINSFSPSSGPLDGGTRVRISGMNMGVRVEDIQQVVVAGSSCQIIERLYETSVTVVCETSAHINEASGKISVTVRNITVESEKEFSFRNPKITDLVTRAGPQAGGTLINIEGTNLNTGLFISVDIGTLPCRVVTPVLSNTLKCTTSPAAHVMNNQPVTVHFDNLSLRTPFTFQYKENPTVKEYSTLSPNKLTSFLAGGRNISFIGSNFNVVQTPKLLVTVRNRRKRSIFSSVIRAWKHKRSVNELPALTDTDYLSSCVVVNNTYMICPTPLISKGQGSNASTNISDTLFLNSTPLLKMDNHVYNFPPNAYLKYYPNPQVQPLEPQSQQRENEYLKIKVYNLNKDAITKSEFIVMIGNQRCYVDSLNEEDVLCTVPPRQGGGLTYDVTYKIGNIAGNLGQMSYYTEPSTLQQNVIIGIVVAAVVVVIIIIGIICFILRKSKMYKANKNDFQKAMENLEISVRADFRKAFAELSIDMSDLTADIGDFGIPCLDYRTYVTNLFFPSYRYHPCMKEPEAHSELPSDLKQGMSQFLSLLSNHHFLTMFIHTLEEQKSFSNRDKGNVASLLTVVLHQKLDYYTEIMKSLVSDLIAVNVQRNPKLILRRSDSVAERMLSNWMYICLYPYLRDIAGNHIFLLLKAIKQQVSKGPLDAITGKARYTLNDDRLLKEDIETEILTLFVAPSHSTDDEPVIVKVLECDAVTQVKEKVIDAVYKRVLFSQRPKSDELDLEWRHGRQGHLVLPTQGYTMEAGSRWRRLMTLSDYKVGNNATLALIPKQQEVNGSQQDMSNMSNHSVDTTALSPMLPEDNSAKMYHLVKYSDELEAKRESTINRDRHKHIAELYLLRLINMKGILQNYVDAVMQAILNRHTVPCPVKYFFHFLDEIATKHGITDPEVLHIWKTNSLLGRFWVTILKNPESVFDIEKPDTIVASMAVISQTFIDACSVTEHKPTKDSPIHKQLYAKEIPTYKKMVQEYYKGIKEQHTVSDQDVNAYIAEISRKHPCEFEVD from the exons ATGTCGCCCTGCGTGGGCTGTTTATCGAGCCAATGGGATTGTAGATGGTGTGTGAGCCAACATACATGTTTGCCGCAAGAAGGGGACGCATCAGATCTGTGCACTTCAAACCACTCA GTTTGCCCCACAATTCTGGGAGTAGCACCTGATGATCAGCATATATCAGTTGGCCAGCCTCGTGCCATTACATTGTATGCAGAGCATTTACCATCAGTGGGAACTTATAGATGTGAAATATTAATTGATGGGAATCGAGAGGCAACCGTTGTGCCTGCAACAag GAACCCAGCACTAAATGAAGTTATATGCAATGAGCATTCATACAACTATACACAG AATGCGGTAACTGCCAGAGCATCGATATCAGTCGCTTGGAAATTAAATTTCATTGTTGATTATCGAGAATTTAAACCAATTACG ttCTTCAAATGTTCTGTGGGTCACGGCGATTGCAGTCGTTGTGTAACATCAGATGCTATTTATAATTGTGGGTGGTGTGGATCATCTAATGAATGCACTATACGAGAATTATGTTATGACCCCACACAATGGGTGACATCTGCACACCAGTGTCCAGCACAAGTtataaat agttTTTCCCCAAGCAGTGGTCCCTTAGATGGTGGAACTCGTGTAAGGATTAGTGGAATGAACATGGGAGTGAGGGTGGAAGATATACAACAAGTTGTTGTAGCTGGTAGCTCGTGTCAAATTATTGAACGTTTGTACGAAACATCTGTAAC AGTGGTTTGTGAAACCAGTGCCCATATAAATGAAGCTTCCGGTAAAATTTCGGTCACAGTTCGAAATATAACTGTGGAATCAGAAAAGGAATTCTCATTCAG GAACCCAAAAATCACGGATCTGGTTACAAGAGCAGGCCCTCAAGCTGGCGGAACGCTTATAAATATTGAAGGAACAAACCTAAATACTGGCTTGTTTATATCAGTTGATATTGGAACTTTACCTTGTCGGGTTGTTAC GCCAGTATTATCAAATACACTGAAATGTACAACCTCTCCTGCAGCCCATGTTATGAATAACCAACCTGTCACCGTTCACTTTGACAACCTAAGCTTACGAACTCCGTTTACATTTCAATACAAAGAAAATCCAACG GTAAAGGAATACTCTACATTATCTCCAAACAAATTGACCAGTTTTCTTGCTGGTGGACgaaatatttcattcattGGCAGCAATTTCAATGTAGTGCAAACACCAAAACTTCT AGTTACGGTCCGAAACCGTCGAAAACGGAGTATTTTTTCGTCAGTAATTCGAGCATGGAAACACAAGCGCTCAGTAAATGAACTTCCAGCTCTCACAGACACagattatttatcctcatgtgttGTGGTAAACAATACATACATGATATGTCCAACACCACTG aTAAGCAAAGGCCAGGGCAGTAACGCATCCACAAATATTTCCGATACTTTGTTTCTAAATTCCACCCCCCTTCTTAAAATGGACAACCATGTTTATAACTTTCCACCTAACGCTTATCTCAAGTATTATCCCAATCCACAAGTTCAACCACTGGAGCCACAAAGCCAACAGAGAGAAAATGAATATCTTAAGATTAAG gtttacAATTTGAACAAAGATGCGATCACGAAAAGTGAGTTTATTGTTATGATTGGAAACCAGAGATGTTACGTGGATTCATTGAATGAAGAAGATGTGTTGTGTACTGTACCTCCTAGACAAG GTGGTGGTTTAACATATGACGTGACGTACAAGATTGGAAATATTGCTGGAAATTTGGGGCAGATGAGTTATTACACTGAACCAAGCACTTTGCAACAGAATGTTATTATTGGGATAGTGGTAGCAGCAGTAGTGGTggtcattattattattggaatcatttgttttattctgaGGAAAAGCAAGATGTATAAAGCCAATAA aaaTGACTTCCAAAAAGCGATGGAGAATTTAGAAATATCTGTGCGCGCCGATTTCCGCAAAGCTTTTGCAGAATTAAGCATAGATATGTCAGATCTGACCGCTGATATTGGAGATTTTGGAATCCCGTGTTTGGATTACCGGACTTACGtaacaaacttgtttttccCGAGTTACCGATATCACCCGTGTATGAAAGAACCAGAG GCACATAGTGAATTACCATCTGATTTAAAGCAAGGAATGTCGCAGTTTCTATCTCTCCTTTCAAACCATCATTTCCTAACCATGTTCATACATACATTAGAAGAACAGAAAAGTTTCAGCAACCGAGATAAAGGAAATGTAGCTTCACTGCTTACCGTGGTGTTACATCAGAAACTGGATTATTACACAGA GATAATGAAGTCACTAGTATCCGATCTGATTGCTGTCAATGTTCAAAGAAATCCAAAGCTTATTTTACGAAG AAGCGATTCCGTTGCAGAGCGAATGTTAAGTAACTGGATGTACATTTGTTTGTATCCTTATTTGAGG GACATAGCTGGCAACCATATATTTCTTCTACTGAAAGCAATTAAACAGCAAGTTTCAAAAGGTCCACTTGATGCTATTACTGGTAAAGCAAGATACACACTAAATGATGATAGATTGCTGAAGGAGGATATTGAAACTGAAATATTG acTTTATTTGTTGCCCCATCCCATTCAACAGATGATGAACCTGTTATTGTTAAAGTCCTTGAATGTGATGCAGTTACTCAG GTAAAAGAGAAAGTGATTGACGCAGTTTACAAGCGAGTTTTATTCTCACAACGACCAAAGTCTGATGAGTTAGATCTCG AATGGCGGCATGGTAGACAAGGGCACTTAGTTCTACCAACACAAGGTTACACCATGGAAGCTGGGTCAAGATGGAGAAGACTAATGACGTTAAGTGATTATAAAGTTGGGAATAACGCAACGTTAGCTCTTATACCAAAACAACAAGAAGTTAATGGATCTCAG CAAGACATGTCAAATATGTCAAACCATAGTGTAGATACAACAGCGTTGTCTCCCATGCTACCTGAAGATAACTCAGCTAAAATGTATCACTTG GTGAAATACAGTGATGAATTGGAAGCAAAACGGGAAAGTACCATCAATCGTGATCGACATAAACATATCGCGGAGTTGTATTTGCTCAGGTTAATTAATATgaag ggtattttacaaaattacgtTGATGCAGTTATGCAGGCAATATTAAACCGCCACACAGTTCCTTGCCCAGTGAAATATTTCTTCCATTTTCTCGATGAAATTGCTACAAAACATGGGATAACAGACCCAGAGGTTTTACATATATGGAAAACAAACAG tttgctCGGTCGATTCTGGGTGACAATCCTCAAGAACCCAGAATCAGTGTTCGATATAGAGAAGCCAGATACGATAGTTGCTTCCATGGCTGTTATATCTCAAACTTTCATTGATGCTTGTTCTGTAACTGAACATAAGCCTACCAAG GATTCTCCAATCCATAAACAACTGTATGCCAAGGAAATCCCAACTTATAAGAAGATGGTGCAGGAATATTACAAAGGAATAAAAGAGCAACATACTGTTAGTGACCAAGACGTGAACGCTTACATAGCGGAAATATCGCgg AAACACCCGTGTGAGTT TGAAGTTGATTGA